The following nucleotide sequence is from bacterium.
GAGGCGATGTCGCCGACGAGCGTGAAGGAAATGCCGTTCGCATTCCAGTGGAGGACGGTGGCGACGCCGCGGGCCTGGACCGTGCCTTCCGCCGTGCCCACGCGCACGCGCTGCCCGGGACCCCCTTCGACCTGCGGGCCGCGGCTCTCGAACAGCGTCATCGTCGCGACGCCGTCGGTGAAGACGAACGTCGCGGTCGGCGTACCGTGAATCGACGCGACGTTGGACCGGACGAACCGGTAGCCCGGCGGCAGGTACGCCGGCAACTGCGGGATGAACCCGACCCGGCGTGAGATCTCTTCGATGGTCAGCGCCTGACGGGGCTGCCGGGTCACCACCTGCGCGCCCGGCGGGATCGCAACAGTGAACAGGTCCGGCGCGAACGCCGGTTGCAGCTGCACGGTCAGAAATGCCGATGTCTCGCGCAGGGCGCCCGCGGGCCCGTACCGCTCCAGGCGCAGAATGAGGCGCGTCTGCGCATCGATCCACAGTCGGAGACGGGGCCGGCCGGGCAGCTTGCCCTGGATCTCGACGATGCGGGTCGGCCGGCCCGCGACCCGCTCGGCGCCGGCAAAATGCACGTCATAATTCGCCGCCACCTGGGGGAGAATTTGCCGGGTGAGCGCGTCCTCGTCGGTCTGCGAGGCCGGGCCCTCGACGTACCGCGGACGGCCGGGCACGAACTCGATCTGGCGGCCGCCGGAGATTACGACGACGCGCTCGGGTTGATCGCCGGCCGCCAGGTATTCGAGCCGCGTTCGGCCGGGGGCCTCATGGTACACCCGCACCTCGGACGCGCGGACCGTCTGCGCCCAGACGGTGACCGTCTTCGTCCCAAGGTAGCTGACGCGGCGCGGCGCCAGTGCGGCGGCGGTGAGCCACTGAATCGGCTCGTCGCCCGGCGCCCCGATCGCGGGGCGGTCGGGCACGAGCGCTCCCAAGAGGGCACAGGCCGCCAGGAAGGCGATCCGGCGGCGCAGGCGTGGGGTCATGTTACCTCGAGGACGTGGACTCCGGGAGCGCGGTGTTGGCGATCACCGTTCGGGTCACGTCGTCCGTCAGGCGGTCGGACGACAGCAGCAAATAGTCGCGCACATATGCGTCGGCGTCGAACGACGTTCCGCGCGGAACGAACCATCCGGATACCCATCCCAACGGCAGGCCCATCACGATCAGCGCCGTCGCTCCGGCCAGCGCGAGCCGCAGCGGACGGGCGACCGGCGGCCGCGGCAGCCACGCCCGCACCGCGTCCCACGGCGAGGGCCGGTAGTCCGCCTCTTCACGGGCGAGGCGCCAGTGAATCCGCTCCGCCAATCCGGCCGGCACGGCCGGGTCCGGCAGACCACGCAGCAGCCCGCGCAGCGCGCGCAGTTCGTCGTACGCGCGCCCGCATGCCGCGCAGATCTCGAGATGCGCCTGGACGTGCTCCAGATCCGACGCCGGCAGCGCCCCGTCGAGGTACGCCGAGAGGCGCTCGGCCACGTGAGGGCTCACCGTTGCGCTCCTCCCTTTCGGCCGGCCAGCCACGGCCGCAGCGCCACCCGCAACGCCTCGCGCGCCCGGTGCAACCGAGAACGAACGGTCCCCACCGGACAGACGACGGCGGCCGCGATTTCATCATACGAAAGGCCCTCGATATCCGCAAGAACGACGACCGTCCGGAACTCCGGCGGCAGCGCGTCCAGCGCGGCCTGAATGGGACCGTCCAGGTCCGCCGTCTCGGTCAGGTGCTGCGGATCCGCCTGCGTGTCGCCGAACCGCGCGAGGAGCGGACCGCCCTCGTCCGCCGCGGGCGCGTCGAGGGACACTTCCGGCCGCCGCCGGCGCCGGCGGATCCAGTCGATGTGGGTCCGGTGCATGATGCGGTAGACCCACCGGTCGAAATAGGTGCCGGGTTGGTACCGGTCGAAGGCGCGAAACGCCTCGGCCACCGCCTCCTGCATCAGGTCTTCCGCGTCATCCGCGTTGCCGGCCAACCGGAAGGCGACGCGGTAGATGTTCCGGAGATGGCGGCCCAGGAGCTCTTCGAACGCGGCGAGCCGATGCGCGCC
It contains:
- a CDS encoding sigma-70 family RNA polymerase sigma factor; the encoded protein is MTEAVSTLGGVMDAGSQAGEAGAHRLAAFEELLGRHLRNIYRVAFRLAGNADDAEDLMQEAVAEAFRAFDRYQPGTYFDRWVYRIMHRTHIDWIRRRRRRPEVSLDAPAADEGGPLLARFGDTQADPQHLTETADLDGPIQAALDALPPEFRTVVVLADIEGLSYDEIAAAVVCPVGTVRSRLHRAREALRVALRPWLAGRKGGAQR
- a CDS encoding sigma-E factor regulatory protein RseB domain-containing protein produces the protein MTPRLRRRIAFLAACALLGALVPDRPAIGAPGDEPIQWLTAAALAPRRVSYLGTKTVTVWAQTVRASEVRVYHEAPGRTRLEYLAAGDQPERVVVISGGRQIEFVPGRPRYVEGPASQTDEDALTRQILPQVAANYDVHFAGAERVAGRPTRIVEIQGKLPGRPRLRLWIDAQTRLILRLERYGPAGALRETSAFLTVQLQPAFAPDLFTVAIPPGAQVVTRQPRQALTIEEISRRVGFIPQLPAYLPPGYRFVRSNVASIHGTPTATFVFTDGVATMTLFESRGPQVEGGPGQRVRVGTAEGTVQARGVATVLHWNANGISFTLVGDIAS
- a CDS encoding zf-HC2 domain-containing protein, whose product is MSPHVAERLSAYLDGALPASDLEHVQAHLEICAACGRAYDELRALRGLLRGLPDPAVPAGLAERIHWRLAREEADYRPSPWDAVRAWLPRPPVARPLRLALAGATALIVMGLPLGWVSGWFVPRGTSFDADAYVRDYLLLSSDRLTDDVTRTVIANTALPESTSSR